The Oceanicaulis sp. nucleotide sequence CGCACAGGCGCGCTGCAGCCGGTCCGCGTCGCCCGAGAACACGATCACCGGAATGCGCGCCAGCGTCTCGTCTTCCAGCATCCGGTCGAGCAGCCAGAGCCCGTCCTCGCCCGCAAGCCTGAGATCGAGCACGACGCAGTCGGGGGCGGGGCCGGCTTTGAGCGATTCGAAGGCCTGCCGGCCCTCGACCATGCGCTCAATCTCGGCGGCGCCGACATCCTCGCGCAGCATTTTCTCAAACAGGAAGGCGTCCTGGTCGTCGTCTTCGACCAGCAGGACGCGGCGGTGCTCAGGCGTCTCGGTCATGAAGTAGGGGCCCCTAGACTGGGCCGCAGGGTAGCCGAGCCCGCACGCCGTGACCAGCGAGGCTACAGCCGGACCACATCCTCGTCGATATCGATCGGCGCAGGGTCGGACGCGCCTGACAGGGCGGCCAGCTCGATGAGCCGTTTCATCAGCGCGTCCGCGTCCATCGCGCGGAGCGCCGCGTAGTCGAACACCAGATCGGCGCGCTTTTCAGGCTGGATCGGCGTCATCGCCCAGTTTGCGAACAGCCGCTCGCCCGGCGTCCAGTAACGCGCCAGCACGACGCCGTCATGGCGCTCGTCGCGATAGATCCGCTCGAGCAGACGGCTGAGCGCGCCGCGCGGCCCCTCGACGAGCTGAAGATAGGCGTCGCGGCTGCCCGCCAGCACGCCGGTGATCTCGTCGGCAGTGTTGTTCGGCCGGCTCTGCGCTGCGATCCCGGCGAGGCGCTCGCGCACGGCTATCGGATCGGTCGCCCCGTCGGCGCGGCTGAAATACAGGCATGCGTCGACCATCGGTGTCTCCCGGTTTCTGCCTCAGGTAGACCTGCATCGTTCGAGCTCGCTCGTCACCCCGGACATAATTTATTATTCAGTCGCCGCGAACCGTTCGCGCCGCCGCGCTCGGCGCTGGCCCGCCGCGTTCGGGCTTGTTAGAAACACGCCGCGTGTCCCCGTAGCTCAGCAGGATAGAGCATCAGATTCCTAATCTGAGGGTCACAGGTTCGAATCCTGTCGGGGACACCATTCCCTTTTATTGCCTCGCTTCGCTCGCATTCGGCCCATCAGGGGCCGGCGCGCGGTCGCGCTTGCGGGCGCTTTCGCGCCCGGAGCGGTTGAAAAAAAAGCCCGGCGCGCCGCGCCGGGCTTTTTGGTTGGATAACCGCTAGACCCGCTGATCGGGCGTGTCGAAGCGGTCGAGCATCATCACCTTGCGCCAGGCGCGGGCGAAGTCGTGCACGAAGCGCTCCTTCATGTCGTCCTGGGCGTAGACCTCGGCCACCGCGCGCAGCTGTGAGTTCGAGCCGAAGACGAGATCGACCCGGCTGCCCCGCCAGCGCTCCGCGCCGGTCTCGCGGTCGGAGCCGATGAAGACCTTCTCCGAGCCGTCCTCGGGCTTCCAGGCGGTCGCCATGTCCAGAAGGTTCGTGAAGAAGTCCGGCGTGAGCACGCCCGGCCGGTCGGTGAACACGCCCTCTGGCTTGCGGCCGTGATTGGCGCCGAGCACGCGCAGCCCGCCGATCAGCACCGTCATCTCCGGAACCGACAGCGTCAGAAGCCGGGCCCGGTCGACCAGAAGCTCCTCGGCCGGCACGGTGTGCTCGGCGTGGACATAGTTCCTGAACCCGTCCGCGGCCGGCTCGAGCGGTTCGAAGCTCTCCGCGTCGGTCATCGCTTCGGTGGCGTCGGTGCGGCCCGGCGTAAAGGGAATGTCGACCGGAACGCCGGCGGCTTCGGCGGCCTTTTCGACCGCCGCGTCGCCGCCGAGCACGATGAGGTCGGCGAGCGAGACTTTCTTTTCGCCCTCGCCGTCGAACTCCGCCTTGATCTTTTCGAGCGCCTTGAGCACCGGGCCGGTGCGGGCGGGCTCGTTGGCTTCCCAGTCCTTCTGCGGGGCCAGGCGGATGCGTGCGCCGTTCACGCCGCCGCGCTTGTCTGAGTCGCGGTAGATCGAGGCCGCAGCCCAGGCGGTGAAGACCAGATCGGCGGGAGCGACGCCCGCGCCGAGGATCTCTCGCTTGAGCGCCTTCGCGTCCGCATCGTCGATCAGCGCGTGGTCGACCGCCGGAACCGGGTCCTGCCAGATCAGATCTTCTTCGGGGACTTCCGGGCCGAGATAGCGGCTCTTGGGGCCCATGTCGCGATGGGTCAGCTTGAACCAGGCCCGCGCGAACGCGTCGGCGAACTGGTCGGGGTTCTCGTAAAAGCGCCGGGAGATCTTCTCGTAGTCCGGATCGGCTTTCAGCGAGAGGTCGGTGGTGAGCATGATCGTGCCGACCGGGCCTTCGTCATGGGCGCCGGGAGCGAGGTCGTCCTGACCCTTGGGCGCGTACTGCCAGGCGCCGGCGGGGCTTTTCGTCAGCTCGAACTCGTAACTGAACAGGTTCTCGAAATACCGGTTCGTCCACTTGGTCGGCTCCTGGGTCCAGGGGCCTTCGAGCCCTGAGGTGTGGGTGTGCGCGCCATGGCCGAGCCCGTGCGCGTTCGTCCAGCCGAAGCCCTGGCTCGCAATGTCCGCGCCTTCAGGCTCGGGGCCGACCTCGGCGTCCGCCGCGCCGTGGCACTTGCCGAAGGTGTGACCGCCCGCGATCAGCGCCACGGTCTCCTCGTCGTTCATCGCCATGCGGCCGAAGGTGACGCGGATGTCGTGCGCGGCGGCTTCGGGATCGGGCTTTCCGCCGGGGCCCTCGGGATTGACGTAGATCAGCCCCATATGGCTCGCGGCCAGCGGGTTCTCGAGATAGCGGTCGCCGGTGAACCGGTCCTGGTCGCCCAGCCATTCGGCCTCGGTGCCCCAGTAGACGTCGGTCTCGGGCTCGTAGATGTCCTCACGGCCGCCGGCGAAGCCGAAGGTCTTAAAGCCCATCGTCTCCAGCGCCACGTTTCCGGTCAGCACCAGAAGATCGGCCCAGCTGAGCTTGTTTCCGTATTTCTGCTTGATCGGCCAGAGCAGGCGCCGCGCCTTGTCCAGATTGGCGTTGTCGGGCCAGGAGTTGAGCGGGGCGAAGCGCTGGGCGCCGGAATTGGCGCCGCCGCGGCCGTCGGAGACGCGATAGGTCCCCGCCGCGTGCCAGGCCATGCGGATGAAGAAGGGGCCGTAATGACCGTAATCGGCAGGCCACCAGGGCTTGGAGTCCGTCATCAGCGCGGCGAGATCGGCCTTCACCGCGTCGAGATCGAGGCTCTTGAACGCCTCGGCGTAATCAAAGCCCGGCTCCATCGGGCTGGGGCTCACCCCGCCATGGGTGAGGATGGAGAGGTCGAGCGAATTCGGCCACCAGTCGCGATTGGTGCGCCCCTGGCTGGGGGCGGTGCGGGCGAAGGGGCAGCGGGCCTGGTCGTCCATGAGGGGCTCCTCGGGCTGGCGGCGGGCAGAGGGGCGCGCGCCGTTCTAGTCGCAAAGCATGACCCGGCCGGCCCCGAATTGTCACACTCAGAATAGTGATAAAGCCCATAGGCGAAATCGATGTCTTGTTATTTTTCCATAGATTTAAAGGCCGGCCGCCAGCGCCGCCTGCCCGGCTGTCGCCTGAATGCATCACATTCCGGCCGCGTCGATCGGACACGCCGGGCTTCATCATGGTGTCGCCCAGCCGTCATCGAAGCGTAGCGAACCGATCCCATAACCCCTCTCGGAATTCCGGGATTTCCGGACCGGCACGGACCTCAAGGGGGATATGATGAAACGCACCGCACTCATGCTCGGCGCCGCTTCGGTGCTGGCGCTCGCCGCCGCCACCGCCGCGAACGCGGCCGAGATCACCGGCCGCATCACGGAAGCCACCGGCGATATCGGCCTTCAGGGCGCGATCGTGCGCATCGTGGAGACCGGTCAGACCACCTCGACCGACCGCCAGGGCGAATTCCGCTTCGCCAACGTGCCGGCCGGCGAATACACGCTGGAGGTCAGCTATCTGGGCGCGGACCAGCAGACCCGTCAGGTCGTGCTGACCTCTGACGCGGACGCGGTGACCACCAACTTCACGCTCGGCGGCGACGTGTCGGTGCGCGACAACATCCTCGTGGTCGGCCAGCGCGGCCAGCTGACCGACGCGATCAACCGCCAGCGCTCGGCCGACGG carries:
- a CDS encoding BLUF domain-containing protein translates to MVDACLYFSRADGATDPIAVRERLAGIAAQSRPNNTADEITGVLAGSRDAYLQLVEGPRGALSRLLERIYRDERHDGVVLARYWTPGERLFANWAMTPIQPEKRADLVFDYAALRAMDADALMKRLIELAALSGASDPAPIDIDEDVVRL
- a CDS encoding response regulator; the protein is MTETPEHRRVLLVEDDDQDAFLFEKMLREDVGAAEIERMVEGRQAFESLKAGPAPDCVVLDLRLAGEDGLWLLDRMLEDETLARIPVIVFSGDADRLQRACASFPNVVSSVKKPETLDQYRAALTIVAAILAAAVDGR
- the katG gene encoding catalase/peroxidase HPI, with translation MDDQARCPFARTAPSQGRTNRDWWPNSLDLSILTHGGVSPSPMEPGFDYAEAFKSLDLDAVKADLAALMTDSKPWWPADYGHYGPFFIRMAWHAAGTYRVSDGRGGANSGAQRFAPLNSWPDNANLDKARRLLWPIKQKYGNKLSWADLLVLTGNVALETMGFKTFGFAGGREDIYEPETDVYWGTEAEWLGDQDRFTGDRYLENPLAASHMGLIYVNPEGPGGKPDPEAAAHDIRVTFGRMAMNDEETVALIAGGHTFGKCHGAADAEVGPEPEGADIASQGFGWTNAHGLGHGAHTHTSGLEGPWTQEPTKWTNRYFENLFSYEFELTKSPAGAWQYAPKGQDDLAPGAHDEGPVGTIMLTTDLSLKADPDYEKISRRFYENPDQFADAFARAWFKLTHRDMGPKSRYLGPEVPEEDLIWQDPVPAVDHALIDDADAKALKREILGAGVAPADLVFTAWAAASIYRDSDKRGGVNGARIRLAPQKDWEANEPARTGPVLKALEKIKAEFDGEGEKKVSLADLIVLGGDAAVEKAAEAAGVPVDIPFTPGRTDATEAMTDAESFEPLEPAADGFRNYVHAEHTVPAEELLVDRARLLTLSVPEMTVLIGGLRVLGANHGRKPEGVFTDRPGVLTPDFFTNLLDMATAWKPEDGSEKVFIGSDRETGAERWRGSRVDLVFGSNSQLRAVAEVYAQDDMKERFVHDFARAWRKVMMLDRFDTPDQRV